The following proteins are encoded in a genomic region of Carboxydothermus pertinax:
- the prfB gene encoding peptide chain release factor 2 (programmed frameshift) encodes MSIELKKALAEITAKIEEMRVSLDIPGKKEQVERLLAKTYEPGFWDYYQEAQKILKELNRLKDDIEKFEGLLKVKEELEVLNLLLEEEENEELAREAGTKAQELLEKLHRMEIALLLSGPYDKNSAIVSLHAGAGGTEAQDWVEMLYRMYTRWAEEKGYKVELIDRLLGDEAGLKSVTFSVEGFGAFGYLKAERGVHRLIRISPFDFSGRRHTSFASVDVLPEVEEDVPEIELKEEELKIETFRSGGAGGQHVNKTESAVRITHLPTGITVVCQNERSQLMNRALAEKLLKAKLLDLEMKKKEEELAKIRGEQKEIAWGSQIRTYVFHPYSLVKDHRTGVEVGDVQGVMDGEIDVFIEAYLKMLVAQGGSQ; translated from the exons GTGTCTATTGAGTTAAAAAAAGCTTTGGCAGAAATTACCGCAAAGATTGAGGAAATGAGGGTTTCTCTT GACATTCCAGGAAAAAAGGAACAAGTAGAAAGGCTTTTGGCAAAAACTTATGAACCGGGTTTTTGGGATTATTATCAGGAAGCCCAAAAGATTTTAAAAGAATTAAACCGCTTAAAGGACGATATTGAAAAATTTGAGGGGCTTTTAAAGGTTAAAGAAGAATTAGAGGTTTTAAATTTACTTTTGGAAGAAGAAGAAAATGAGGAGTTAGCCCGGGAAGCGGGGACTAAGGCCCAGGAACTACTGGAAAAACTCCACCGCATGGAAATAGCTTTATTATTATCTGGCCCCTACGATAAAAACTCGGCCATTGTTTCCCTTCATGCCGGAGCCGGGGGGACCGAGGCTCAGGACTGGGTGGAGATGCTCTACCGGATGTATACCCGCTGGGCGGAAGAAAAGGGTTATAAAGTGGAGTTAATCGACCGGCTTTTAGGGGATGAAGCAGGTTTAAAGAGCGTTACTTTTAGCGTGGAGGGTTTTGGGGCCTTTGGCTATTTAAAAGCAGAAAGAGGGGTGCACCGGTTAATCAGGATTTCTCCCTTTGATTTTTCTGGCCGACGGCATACTTCCTTTGCTTCGGTGGATGTCTTGCCGGAGGTGGAAGAAGATGTTCCGGAAATAGAGTTAAAAGAAGAAGAGTTGAAAATTGAAACTTTCCGCTCTGGCGGGGCGGGTGGGCAGCACGTCAACAAAACTGAATCGGCGGTACGGATTACCCATCTTCCCACCGGGATTACGGTAGTCTGCCAGAATGAACGCTCGCAGTTAATGAACAGGGCCTTAGCGGAAAAACTATTAAAAGCCAAGCTTTTGGACTTGGAAATGAAGAAAAAAGAGGAAGAACTTGCCAAAATTCGGGGGGAACAAAAAGAAATTGCCTGGGGCAGCCAAATTAGAACCTATGTTTTTCACCCTTATAGTTTAGTTAAAGACCACCGCACCGGAGTGGAAGTGGGGGATGTCCAGGGGGTTATGGACGGAGAAATTGATGTATTTATTGAAGCCTACCTGAAAATGCTGGTAGCACAAGGAGGTAGCCAATGA
- the secA gene encoding preprotein translocase subunit SecA → MLKFLKNLLDDNAREVKRLSARVEEINSFEPQMQKLSDEELRAKTGEFKERLARGESLDELLPEAFAVVREASRRVLGMRHFDVQLMGGIVLHEGKIAEMKTGEGKTLVATLPAYLNALTGRGVHIVTVNDYLARRDAEWMGKIYKFLGLTVGLVVHGLDYEAKKAAYRADITYGTNNEFGFDYLRDNMAIYPEQVVQRELYYAIVDEVDSILIDEARTPLIISGEAEKSTDLYYTFAKIVKQLVPEEDYTVDEKAHAVMPTEAGIHKVEKMLGVQNLYADEHMELTHHLNAALKAQALMKRDRDYVVKDGQVIIVDEFTGRLMFGRRYSDGLHQAIEAKEGVKIEQETQTLATITFQNYFRMYEKLAGMTGTAETEENEFRKIYNLPVVVIPTHKPMIRQDLPDVIYKTEKAKFKAIVEEVYRRHQTGQPILIGTISIEKSEMLSEMLKKRGIPHQVLNAKYHEKEAEIVAQAGRLGAVTIATNMAGRGTDILLGGNPEFLALQELRKLGKNEEDDPDLYRELLAKYKKITDEEHEKVVALGGLHIIGTERHESRRIDNQLRGRAGRQGDPGSSQFYISLEDDLMRLFGSDNIAGLMERLGLDEDTPIEHPLITRSIETAQKRVENRNFEIRKHVLEYDNVMNQQRELIYQQRRRVLFGEDVLAFVHQMMEAVVERAVDTYCPDGVHPEEWDLKGLLEYAHNVFLPNHQLTPADLAEIGKIALVNFFADKAKEYYKQREEELGGEQLRELERYVILRVVDEKWMDHLDAMDQLREGIGLRAYGQKDPLVEYKLESVDMFNNMIASIQEDVVRYLMRLQVAKQPQTRRVRRVVENRYQEEGHKKPYRREQKIGRNDPCPCGSGKKYKKCCGRNE, encoded by the coding sequence ATGCTGAAGTTTCTAAAGAATTTACTGGATGACAATGCCCGGGAGGTAAAAAGGCTTTCGGCCCGGGTGGAGGAGATAAATAGTTTCGAACCCCAAATGCAAAAGCTCTCCGATGAAGAGTTAAGGGCTAAAACCGGTGAGTTTAAAGAGCGGTTAGCTCGCGGCGAAAGTTTAGATGAGCTTTTGCCGGAGGCTTTTGCGGTAGTGCGGGAAGCGTCCCGCCGGGTTTTAGGGATGCGTCACTTTGATGTGCAGCTCATGGGAGGTATTGTGCTCCATGAGGGTAAAATTGCCGAGATGAAAACCGGGGAAGGGAAAACCCTGGTGGCAACCTTGCCAGCTTACTTAAACGCTCTAACCGGCCGGGGGGTTCATATCGTTACGGTAAACGATTACCTGGCCCGCCGGGATGCCGAATGGATGGGTAAAATCTATAAGTTTTTAGGCCTCACTGTGGGCCTGGTGGTTCACGGCCTGGATTATGAGGCAAAAAAAGCAGCTTACCGGGCGGATATAACTTATGGAACCAACAATGAGTTTGGCTTTGATTATCTCCGGGACAATATGGCCATTTACCCAGAGCAGGTGGTGCAACGGGAGCTATATTATGCTATCGTTGACGAAGTGGATAGTATTTTAATCGATGAGGCGAGGACCCCTCTAATCATTTCCGGTGAGGCGGAAAAATCCACTGACCTCTACTATACTTTTGCCAAAATTGTCAAACAGCTTGTACCCGAGGAGGATTATACCGTTGACGAAAAAGCCCATGCGGTAATGCCAACGGAAGCGGGAATTCATAAAGTAGAGAAAATGCTCGGGGTACAAAACCTTTATGCCGATGAGCACATGGAGTTAACTCACCACTTAAATGCTGCCCTGAAAGCTCAGGCTTTAATGAAGCGGGATCGGGACTATGTGGTGAAGGACGGACAGGTAATTATTGTCGACGAGTTTACCGGCCGCTTAATGTTTGGCCGCCGGTACTCCGATGGACTTCACCAGGCTATAGAAGCCAAGGAAGGGGTTAAAATTGAGCAGGAAACCCAGACTTTGGCTACCATAACCTTTCAGAACTACTTTAGAATGTATGAAAAGCTTGCGGGGATGACCGGTACAGCGGAAACGGAAGAAAACGAGTTTCGCAAGATTTATAACCTGCCGGTAGTGGTTATTCCAACCCATAAGCCGATGATTCGTCAAGATTTGCCGGATGTGATTTATAAAACCGAAAAAGCCAAGTTTAAGGCTATCGTGGAAGAAGTTTACCGCCGTCACCAAACTGGTCAGCCGATTTTAATAGGTACCATTTCCATTGAAAAATCCGAAATGTTAAGTGAAATGCTCAAAAAACGGGGTATACCCCATCAGGTTTTAAACGCTAAATATCACGAAAAGGAAGCGGAGATAGTGGCGCAGGCCGGACGGCTTGGGGCAGTTACCATTGCTACCAATATGGCCGGTCGTGGTACCGACATTTTGTTAGGAGGAAATCCGGAGTTTTTAGCCCTGCAGGAGCTAAGAAAACTGGGTAAAAATGAAGAAGACGACCCTGACCTTTACCGGGAGCTTTTAGCCAAATATAAAAAAATTACCGATGAGGAACATGAAAAAGTAGTCGCGTTAGGTGGCCTTCATATAATTGGCACCGAACGGCACGAATCCCGGCGGATCGATAACCAGCTCCGGGGGCGGGCCGGACGGCAAGGGGACCCGGGTTCGTCGCAATTTTATATTTCTCTAGAAGATGATTTAATGCGCCTTTTTGGCTCGGACAACATTGCCGGGCTAATGGAACGCCTGGGGCTTGATGAAGACACGCCAATTGAGCATCCTTTAATTACCAGATCCATTGAAACGGCCCAAAAACGGGTGGAAAACCGGAACTTTGAAATTCGAAAACACGTTTTAGAATACGATAACGTCATGAACCAGCAGCGGGAACTTATTTACCAGCAGCGCCGCCGGGTGCTTTTTGGGGAAGATGTTTTAGCCTTTGTCCACCAGATGATGGAAGCGGTGGTGGAGCGGGCGGTAGATACCTACTGCCCCGACGGGGTTCATCCGGAAGAATGGGACCTAAAAGGGTTATTAGAGTACGCCCATAACGTCTTCTTACCCAACCATCAGTTAACTCCTGCTGATTTAGCTGAAATTGGTAAAATAGCCCTCGTTAACTTTTTTGCAGACAAAGCCAAAGAATATTATAAGCAGCGGGAAGAAGAGCTTGGGGGCGAACAGCTTAGGGAGCTTGAGCGGTACGTCATTTTGCGGGTAGTGGATGAAAAATGGATGGACCATTTAGATGCTATGGACCAGCTGCGGGAGGGAATTGGCCTTCGGGCTTACGGGCAAAAAGACCCGCTGGTGGAATATAAGTTAGAAAGCGTTGATATGTTTAACAACATGATTGCTTCCATTCAAGAAGATGTGGTGCGGTATTTAATGCGCTTGCAAGTAGCAAAACAGCCCCAAACCAGGAGGGTACGGCGGGTGGTAGAAAACCGGTATCAAGAAGAAGGACACAAAAAGCCCTACCGCCGGGAACAAAAAATTGGGCGCAATGACCCCTGTCCCTGCGGCAGTGGGAAGAAATACAAAAAATGCTGTGGGAGAAACGAGTAA
- a CDS encoding DUF5317 domain-containing protein, with protein MRSFKRSCSGGKYLKGGVIIYLEALVLAILLGYLFKGRLRNLAELEFKALFSFIGAFLIQFIIDYQMANPFIQAYGRYLHLFSYLLLFYGIYRNYKLPGMGLIGLGIFLNFLVIAANGGYMPADPRTISPEWITMMKKGIRGTHSLIDEHTRLTFLADNIYLWFYPITFSFGKPIISFGDIFITLGVFWLVFQGMRKANPKSYKLTVFR; from the coding sequence ATTAGAAGCTTTAAAAGAAGCTGCAGCGGCGGAAAGTACCTGAAGGGAGGAGTAATTATTTATTTAGAAGCTTTAGTTTTAGCTATCCTGTTAGGTTATCTCTTTAAAGGGCGGCTTAGAAATTTAGCGGAACTGGAGTTTAAGGCGCTTTTTTCGTTTATCGGGGCCTTTTTAATACAGTTTATCATTGACTACCAGATGGCCAATCCTTTTATCCAGGCTTATGGTCGGTATCTTCACCTGTTTTCCTATCTCCTTCTTTTTTACGGAATCTACAGAAACTACAAACTTCCGGGGATGGGGTTAATTGGCCTGGGTATTTTCTTGAATTTCCTAGTAATTGCCGCCAATGGCGGTTATATGCCGGCTGATCCCCGGACAATTTCTCCCGAGTGGATTACCATGATGAAAAAAGGGATAAGGGGTACTCACTCATTAATCGATGAACACACGCGCCTTACGTTTTTAGCGGATAATATTTACCTCTGGTTTTACCCGATAACTTTTTCTTTTGGCAAGCCCATTATAAGCTTTGGGGATATATTTATAACTTTAGGAGTTTTTTGGCTGGTTTTTCAAGGAATGCGCAAAGCAAATCCTAAAAGCTATAAGCTTACCGTTTTTCGCTAA
- a CDS encoding HD-GYP domain-containing protein, with amino-acid sequence MPKFGFVSVAFGLDVAAFLIFGYKISAVIAGTSFLLDFGKIDKRNIKLSILKKIFNFGQIIITITIAGIIYNFLTNFFIINPYTTFFAVFIFTFVYLFVNVLLVCLAASLSLDLPFMYIFVDNFKGFIPNYALLAILGYLMALVYNSIGIPGIILFFIPLLIARYVFKLYSDLRESYLSTIRALVAALEAKDPYTRGHSERVSDLSVEIAREMGMKPEELENIRFMALLHDVGKIGILDTVLNKKGTLDPEEKDLIQEHPVLGSKIVEEIPFLKQCAGMVRHHHERFDGTGYPDKISGEKIPLGARIIAVADTYDAMTSNRPYRPALTKEQAKREIEQNAGCQHDPQVVKAFLRVIEWFDPREKELEALKEAAAAEST; translated from the coding sequence ATGCCAAAATTTGGTTTTGTTTCAGTTGCATTTGGACTTGATGTAGCGGCGTTTCTTATTTTTGGTTATAAGATTTCGGCGGTAATTGCAGGAACTTCTTTTTTATTGGATTTCGGCAAAATTGATAAAAGAAATATTAAACTTTCTATATTAAAAAAGATTTTTAATTTTGGCCAAATCATAATTACCATTACTATTGCTGGTATTATCTATAACTTTTTAACTAATTTTTTCATCATAAATCCTTATACTACATTTTTTGCAGTTTTTATCTTTACTTTTGTGTATTTGTTTGTAAATGTGTTATTAGTATGTTTAGCAGCAAGCCTTTCGCTAGATTTACCATTTATGTATATTTTTGTAGACAATTTTAAAGGATTTATTCCAAACTATGCTTTGCTTGCTATATTAGGCTATTTAATGGCTTTGGTGTATAATTCCATTGGTATTCCTGGTATTATCTTATTCTTTATCCCCCTTCTTATTGCCCGCTATGTTTTTAAGCTTTACTCCGACCTCCGGGAGTCGTACCTCTCTACCATCCGGGCGCTGGTAGCGGCGCTTGAAGCAAAAGACCCTTACACGAGAGGCCATTCGGAGCGGGTGTCGGATTTGTCGGTGGAAATTGCCCGGGAAATGGGGATGAAGCCTGAGGAATTGGAGAATATCCGCTTTATGGCATTACTGCATGACGTTGGTAAAATCGGTATTTTAGATACCGTTTTAAATAAAAAGGGGACTCTGGATCCGGAAGAAAAGGATTTAATCCAGGAGCATCCGGTCTTAGGCTCGAAAATTGTGGAAGAAATTCCTTTTTTAAAACAGTGTGCCGGAATGGTGCGCCACCACCATGAGCGGTTTGATGGTACCGGTTATCCGGATAAAATTTCCGGGGAAAAAATTCCTTTAGGAGCTAGGATTATTGCCGTGGCCGATACCTATGATGCCATGACCTCAAACCGTCCTTACCGCCCCGCTCTGACCAAAGAGCAGGCGAAGAGGGAGATTGAACAAAATGCCGGTTGCCAGCACGATCCGCAGGTAGTAAAAGCGTTTCTCCGGGTAATCGAGTGGTTTGATCCGCGAGAAAAGGAATTAGAAGCTTTAAAAGAAGCTGCAGCGGCGGAAAGTACCTGA
- a CDS encoding cold shock domain-containing protein: MQGKVKWFDPAKGYGFIEREDGGDVFVHFSAIKGNGFKTLEEGQRVEFNIVEGSRGPQAADVVKL; this comes from the coding sequence ATGCAAGGAAAAGTTAAATGGTTTGACCCGGCCAAAGGATACGGGTTTATTGAACGGGAAGATGGGGGCGACGTGTTTGTCCATTTTTCCGCAATTAAGGGCAACGGGTTTAAAACCCTGGAAGAAGGGCAAAGGGTAGAGTTCAACATCGTTGAAGGCTCCCGGGGCCCGCAAGCGGCAGACGTCGTAAAGCTATAA
- the hpf gene encoding ribosome hibernation-promoting factor, HPF/YfiA family: MNVQVRGKNIEVTPALKEYAEKRLTKLEKYLPKIDLVHVTLLVEGDLHKAEVTIPVAGYLLRGEEESPDMYSSIDLVVEKLEKQAKKYKEKLNARFKNNKNYTTDNSNVITGEEQDNEVKIVKSKRFAIKPMSPEEAAMQMELLGHSFFVFTNADTDEINVVYKRRDGKYGLIEPEI, encoded by the coding sequence ATGAATGTTCAAGTGCGGGGCAAAAACATCGAGGTCACTCCAGCTTTAAAGGAGTATGCCGAAAAGAGACTTACCAAACTTGAGAAGTATTTACCCAAAATTGATTTAGTTCACGTTACTCTTTTGGTGGAGGGAGATCTACATAAAGCAGAAGTAACTATTCCCGTGGCCGGCTACCTTTTGCGGGGCGAAGAAGAAAGTCCGGATATGTACTCTTCTATTGACCTGGTAGTGGAAAAGCTAGAAAAACAAGCTAAAAAATATAAAGAAAAGCTAAATGCCCGGTTTAAAAATAATAAAAACTATACGACGGATAATAGTAATGTAATTACCGGGGAAGAACAGGACAATGAAGTAAAGATAGTTAAATCAAAACGTTTTGCCATAAAGCCTATGTCGCCGGAAGAAGCAGCTATGCAGATGGAACTATTAGGTCATTCCTTTTTTGTATTTACTAATGCCGATACCGATGAGATTAATGTAGTTTACAAACGACGGGATGGAAAATACGGCTTAATTGAACCAGAAATTTAA
- a CDS encoding cold shock domain-containing protein → MQGRVKWFDPKKGYGFIEREDGGDVFVHFSAIQDKGFKTLEEGQQVEFEIVEGARGPQAANVVKL, encoded by the coding sequence ATGCAAGGCAGAGTGAAATGGTTTGACCCTAAAAAAGGGTACGGATTCATCGAGAGAGAGGATGGCGGCGACGTATTTGTCCACTTCTCAGCCATCCAGGATAAGGGCTTTAAGACCCTTGAGGAAGGTCAACAAGTGGAGTTTGAAATTGTGGAGGGTGCCCGCGGGCCACAAGCGGCAAACGTCGTAAAATTATAA
- a CDS encoding ComF family protein — MLLDFLYPKPKVCPLCLKPMPKREFCQPCREFLNKARPVCQVCGRFLPTDYGICSDCRKKNFSFIKASGLLPYTGPVRQTMVFFKYKNKRYVWDELYDLLAWHCREKLGTKFDFVVPVPLHPRKFKERGYNQAEILAKNLAHRLQLPVKSNFLVKVRETPAQVQLGFKQRRKNLRESFYVTGRVTGREKVLLVDDVFTTGATAEECTHSLLLAGIAEVYVLTMATAVKK, encoded by the coding sequence ATGCTTTTAGACTTTCTTTACCCCAAGCCTAAAGTATGCCCCCTATGTTTAAAGCCAATGCCTAAACGCGAGTTTTGTCAACCTTGCCGGGAGTTTTTAAATAAAGCCCGACCGGTGTGTCAGGTATGCGGTCGTTTTTTACCGACAGATTATGGAATATGCTCTGATTGTCGTAAAAAAAATTTTAGTTTCATTAAAGCTTCCGGACTTTTACCTTATACCGGTCCGGTACGCCAAACGATGGTTTTTTTTAAATATAAAAATAAGCGTTATGTCTGGGATGAGCTTTATGACCTTCTGGCTTGGCATTGTCGAGAAAAATTAGGTACAAAATTTGATTTTGTTGTTCCGGTTCCCCTGCACCCGCGAAAATTCAAAGAGAGAGGCTACAATCAAGCAGAAATTTTAGCGAAAAATCTTGCTCACCGCTTGCAGCTACCCGTAAAAAGCAATTTTTTAGTGAAAGTTCGAGAAACACCGGCACAAGTGCAGTTAGGCTTTAAACAACGAAGGAAAAATCTTAGAGAAAGCTTTTATGTTACTGGAAGAGTTACTGGGAGGGAAAAGGTGCTTTTAGTAGATGATGTCTTTACCACTGGGGCTACTGCCGAAGAATGTACCCATAGTTTACTTTTAGCGGGTATTGCCGAAGTTTATGTGCTGACCATGGCAACTGCTGTAAAAAAATGA
- a CDS encoding threonine/serine exporter family protein, whose protein sequence is MGILYAFLVSFAFGILFNAPWESLFYGGVTGAGGYIVYLLAGKTPFAGVFLGSLTVGALAEIFARLNKKPTIIFITTGLLPLVPGKLAYDTITAFIRENFSLGVSLGLKTFFSAGAIALGIAITSSLMRIFKTFGKSK, encoded by the coding sequence ATGGGAATATTGTATGCTTTTTTGGTTTCCTTTGCTTTTGGTATTTTATTTAATGCCCCCTGGGAGAGCCTTTTTTACGGAGGAGTTACCGGTGCCGGGGGCTATATTGTTTATCTTTTAGCAGGGAAAACTCCTTTTGCGGGAGTATTTTTAGGCTCTCTAACGGTGGGGGCTTTAGCGGAAATTTTTGCCCGTCTTAATAAAAAGCCTACGATAATTTTTATTACTACCGGTTTATTGCCCCTGGTTCCGGGGAAGTTAGCTTATGATACTATTACTGCATTTATCCGGGAAAACTTTAGTTTAGGGGTAAGCCTGGGGCTAAAAACTTTTTTTAGTGCGGGGGCTATTGCTTTGGGAATTGCGATTACCTCTTCGTTAATGCGAATATTTAAGACTTTTGGGAAGAGCAAATAA